From the genome of Fluviispira vulneris, one region includes:
- a CDS encoding structural cement protein Gp24, with translation MADYSIYMDEGSAGQVYDLHQSIIRSFMTKSDLNIQYGTAVTKVQGTECQVKPLQNPTEEILGIVVNSVVDINNGIAGIPSGKSISVLNFGSIYVNVETDVLSGQSVYVRYSTAANAGSFRKDNDGGKAIRLPNAKFIKNASAGGLSVIEITGNSESPIATSSIDFDSTEGNHALTASFNNILLQNIYFISPVDVASNTSNNVVININNGTSKISTLSTAVTAIKAGAINKLSFNPVLVPSGTPLIANVAVAGTGALKGQFFIEYKVI, from the coding sequence ATGGCAGATTATAGCATATATATGGATGAGGGGTCGGCGGGTCAAGTTTATGATTTACATCAGAGTATTATTCGTTCATTTATGACAAAATCTGATTTAAATATTCAGTATGGAACCGCAGTAACAAAAGTTCAGGGCACCGAGTGTCAAGTAAAACCTCTACAAAATCCTACCGAGGAAATATTAGGAATAGTGGTTAATTCTGTGGTTGATATAAATAATGGCATTGCCGGAATTCCAAGTGGTAAATCAATTTCAGTTTTAAATTTTGGATCAATATATGTAAATGTTGAAACTGATGTACTTTCAGGACAAAGCGTTTACGTTCGTTATTCAACAGCCGCAAATGCTGGATCCTTTAGAAAAGACAACGATGGCGGCAAAGCTATAAGGTTACCAAATGCAAAATTTATTAAAAATGCCTCGGCAGGCGGCCTTTCTGTAATTGAAATTACAGGAAATTCGGAGAGCCCTATTGCTACAAGCTCAATCGATTTTGATTCAACAGAAGGAAACCATGCATTAACAGCATCATTTAATAATATTTTATTACAAAATATCTATTTTATTTCACCTGTTGATGTAGCCTCAAACACATCAAACAACGTAGTAATTAACATTAATAACGGAACTAGTAAAATTTCAACATTATCAACAGCAGTAACAGCAATTAAAGCTGGGGCTATTAATAAACTATCATTTAACCCTGTTTTGGTTCCATCGGGAACTCCTTTAATTGCCAATGTTGCGGTTGCTGGTACAGGAGCTTTAAAAGGACAATTTTTTATTGAATATAAGGTTATTTAA
- a CDS encoding major capsid family protein, with amino-acid sequence MHKLTNQDADASLFLESQLTVIENKAFEVPHPDLKSKTLFDVDYSLGDGIDKYTWISFDKKGTSKILSTYSVRDLPRADASAKSNSVDIYDGGNSFAYTIKEIRAALRNGTQLEQKRANTALRANNELIERVTFYGDKERGIPGLLNHPNIPRTTASAVGSSKETTWDKKNSEQILQDLYDMYNSQKNLTSDMEEPNTLLVSPRMHGILTQKTFSDKESTKLITIFKDTFSNIKIERVQQLSKSGANNTDVAVMYNDSAEKVKLCIPVETEFFPPQPDGLQFIVPTRFRLAGLIVYLPMSLIISEGF; translated from the coding sequence ATGCACAAATTAACGAATCAAGACGCGGATGCGTCGCTATTTCTAGAATCTCAATTGACAGTGATTGAGAATAAAGCGTTTGAAGTTCCCCACCCTGATTTAAAATCAAAAACATTATTTGATGTTGATTATTCGTTAGGAGATGGAATTGATAAATATACATGGATTTCTTTTGATAAAAAGGGGACATCTAAAATATTATCGACATATTCTGTTAGAGATCTACCTCGTGCAGATGCGAGTGCTAAATCAAATTCGGTCGATATTTATGATGGTGGAAATAGTTTCGCATATACAATTAAGGAAATACGAGCTGCATTACGTAATGGAACTCAATTAGAGCAAAAAAGGGCAAATACAGCTCTAAGAGCTAATAATGAATTAATTGAGAGAGTAACATTTTATGGCGACAAAGAGCGAGGAATACCTGGTTTATTAAATCATCCAAATATTCCAAGAACTACCGCATCAGCGGTTGGGAGCTCTAAGGAAACTACGTGGGATAAAAAAAATTCAGAACAAATTCTCCAAGATTTGTATGACATGTACAATTCACAGAAAAATTTAACGTCTGACATGGAAGAGCCAAATACATTATTAGTATCTCCACGAATGCATGGAATCCTGACTCAAAAAACATTTTCTGACAAAGAATCTACAAAATTAATTACCATATTTAAAGATACATTTTCTAATATTAAAATTGAACGAGTTCAGCAATTATCAAAGTCTGGCGCAAATAATACAGATGTTGCGGTGATGTATAATGATAGTGCTGAAAAAGTAAAACTATGTATACCAGTTGAAACTGAATTCTTCCCACCGCAACCCGATGGTCTACAATTTATTGTGCCAACACGTTTCAGATTAGCTGGATTAATTGTGTACTTACCTATGTCATTAATAATTAGCGAAGGATTTTAA
- a CDS encoding DUF4054 domain-containing protein: MQLTAENFKSLFPEFTAYDDKRIEFFFSFNANKLSQNYFKYDFELAVFYISAHQMLCADRGSKAKNALTSETVGPVTESYQTITATNNDQYYLSTVYGVEYLRLKKEHASMNWIVL; the protein is encoded by the coding sequence ATGCAATTAACAGCTGAAAATTTTAAATCGCTATTTCCAGAATTTACTGCATACGATGATAAAAGAATTGAGTTCTTTTTCTCGTTTAATGCAAATAAATTAAGCCAAAATTATTTTAAATATGACTTTGAATTAGCAGTTTTTTATATTTCAGCTCATCAAATGTTGTGTGCAGACAGAGGCTCTAAAGCTAAAAATGCGCTCACGTCAGAGACTGTAGGTCCTGTAACTGAATCGTATCAAACAATAACAGCGACGAATAACGATCAATATTATTTAAGCACAGTATATGGCGTTGAGTATTTAAGATTAAAAAAAGAGCATGCTTCAATGAATTGGATTGTTTTATGA
- a CDS encoding phage neck terminator protein gives MSKINEVVYDWLSNFATTVYANQSIKMPKYPFIIYKISNYSKQGFDQNIYNLTDDEIINFGNRTCQISIDVYDKENGIADEISQNIIDSIETRKTLNHFKNNNIYLSGDAKSIDLTQFIKSKFEQRFHIDIHVNLTTESKEMIETIKANEIAVKGEIK, from the coding sequence ATGAGTAAAATAAACGAAGTTGTTTACGACTGGCTCAGTAATTTTGCAACAACTGTGTATGCAAATCAGTCAATTAAAATGCCAAAATATCCATTCATTATTTACAAAATTAGCAACTATTCTAAGCAAGGATTTGACCAAAATATTTACAATTTAACAGATGATGAAATTATAAATTTTGGCAATCGCACATGCCAAATAAGCATTGATGTTTACGACAAAGAGAATGGCATTGCAGATGAAATATCTCAGAATATAATTGATTCAATAGAGACAAGAAAAACTCTGAATCATTTTAAAAATAATAATATTTATTTGAGTGGTGATGCTAAAAGCATTGATTTAACTCAATTTATAAAATCAAAATTTGAGCAACGATTCCACATTGATATACATGTAAATTTAACAACAGAAAGTAAAGAAATGATTGAAACAATTAAAGCGAACGAAATTGCAGTTAAAGGAGAAATTAAATGA
- a CDS encoding DUF3383 family protein, with protein sequence MTSVDNVVEVNITKQSSFVKEKSFNIPLILGFNSLPVFTTDNPVLTFSEPSELLDTKIGFKSTDKEYLIAQNIYAQSPSISQFMVGKRCVSSINSDPTKSVYKINDDLELINKANNSWYALFLADFDEEKDLLLAAKWIEASKNKIASFRTTNRDILDATKLTDISNKLSNIGFNRSMLTYHTTANEFPDAAILGKYLSKKAGTYCLAHKGLESISAQSLIEKEFKSLQAANCNVYTDILGVNSYQDGRVLHKTTNFIDNTIAEDYLKSELQSRIFGALKSEDGKISFDDDGLEIIATQIKSVLSQFEKDKIILKNWDVNVPKLNEISKIDRPKRELKNVKFNAVLNGAIQKVVINGTLSQ encoded by the coding sequence ATGACGTCAGTTGATAATGTTGTCGAAGTTAATATCACTAAACAATCATCATTCGTAAAGGAAAAAAGTTTTAATATTCCGTTAATTTTAGGATTTAATTCTTTGCCGGTTTTTACAACTGATAATCCAGTTTTAACATTCTCAGAGCCGAGTGAGTTGTTAGATACAAAAATCGGTTTTAAATCAACAGATAAAGAGTATCTAATTGCGCAAAATATTTATGCACAAAGTCCATCTATATCGCAATTTATGGTTGGTAAACGCTGTGTTAGTTCTATTAATTCAGATCCTACTAAATCAGTTTATAAAATAAACGACGATTTAGAACTGATTAATAAAGCTAACAATTCTTGGTATGCTCTATTTTTAGCTGATTTTGACGAAGAAAAAGATTTGCTCTTAGCTGCAAAATGGATTGAGGCTAGCAAAAATAAAATTGCATCGTTCAGAACTACAAACAGAGATATTTTAGACGCAACTAAATTAACAGATATATCAAATAAATTATCTAATATTGGATTTAATAGATCTATGTTGACGTATCATACGACAGCAAACGAGTTTCCTGATGCTGCAATTCTAGGAAAATATCTATCTAAAAAAGCTGGGACATATTGTCTAGCACATAAAGGTCTTGAAAGCATATCTGCGCAGAGTTTGATAGAAAAAGAATTTAAATCGTTGCAGGCGGCAAATTGTAATGTTTATACAGATATTTTAGGAGTAAACTCATATCAAGACGGTCGAGTTTTGCATAAAACAACAAATTTTATTGATAATACTATCGCCGAGGACTATCTAAAATCTGAATTACAGTCTCGAATTTTTGGAGCATTAAAGTCTGAAGACGGAAAAATTTCTTTTGATGATGATGGCCTTGAAATCATCGCAACACAAATTAAATCAGTTCTAAGCCAATTTGAAAAAGATAAAATAATTCTTAAAAACTGGGATGTAAATGTACCAAAATTAAATGAAATATCAAAAATTGATAGACCAAAAAGAGAATTAAAAAATGTTAAATTTAACGCTGTTTTAAATGGCGCAATACAAAAAGTTGTAATTAACGGAACATTATCTCAATAA
- a CDS encoding phage structural protein, producing MAFNTYSPKDVLVVVGVVPITGYADGSFVEVDYNEEAYKLVIGADGEATRVKNANESGKITIKLTQSSMCNDLLSAIHIADRATGNGIVPILIKDKLGTSTMFAAECYIEKAPKLSYGKDMETREWVFVAAKITEHIGGNNVIGQLYDGIKK from the coding sequence ATGGCATTTAATACATATTCTCCTAAAGATGTGCTCGTAGTTGTAGGCGTAGTCCCAATCACTGGATATGCAGACGGAAGTTTTGTCGAGGTAGATTATAATGAAGAGGCGTATAAATTAGTTATTGGCGCTGATGGCGAGGCTACACGTGTAAAAAACGCAAACGAATCGGGAAAAATAACGATCAAATTAACGCAATCGTCGATGTGTAATGATTTGCTTTCTGCAATTCACATCGCAGATAGAGCGACGGGAAATGGAATTGTGCCAATTTTAATTAAAGATAAGCTTGGTACATCTACAATGTTTGCGGCTGAATGTTATATAGAAAAAGCTCCGAAATTGTCTTATGGAAAAGATATGGAAACGAGAGAATGGGTATTTGTTGCTGCAAAAATAACGGAACATATTGGTGGAAATAACGTGATTGGACAACTATATGATGGGATTAAAAAATGA
- a CDS encoding phage tail assembly chaperone: MKNKIISDVVDSIYVDNEEYFVYVWSSSKALKWVRRCQEFLLKPLAAGLGSNISSVMDGNLSSLNIDLERGVNTFLESLDENNYVNYMKDLFVGVVHGNSEINFETHFKRKMLHMHKLAYKILEYQLADFFEGARGAASQFLSPVTKSESVE; encoded by the coding sequence ATGAAAAATAAAATAATTAGTGATGTTGTTGATAGTATTTATGTAGATAATGAGGAATATTTTGTTTATGTCTGGAGTTCATCTAAAGCATTAAAATGGGTTCGTAGGTGCCAAGAATTTCTTTTAAAACCTCTCGCAGCAGGTCTTGGTAGTAATATTTCATCAGTTATGGACGGTAATTTATCTTCATTAAATATTGATTTAGAGCGTGGTGTAAACACATTTTTAGAGTCTCTCGATGAAAATAACTATGTTAATTACATGAAAGATTTGTTTGTCGGCGTCGTTCATGGAAATTCAGAAATAAATTTCGAGACACATTTTAAACGAAAAATGCTTCATATGCACAAGCTTGCATATAAAATACTTGAGTATCAATTAGCGGATTTTTTCGAAGGCGCGAGAGGCGCCGCATCTCAATTCCTCTCTCCAGTCACGAAGAGCGAATCAGTCGAATAG
- a CDS encoding phage tail tape measure protein has product MTVIQDLQIQIDFKINDKHLKNLQKLLHNVKVEAKSLGISADDVNKKMASSAKEFIKTIGIQKTQIDNLKTLLKQKALSININNREIKTENKKSDVIDKNIEKKKKELDLNKQINTTQTSNQKNIVPKNSNKKPVPDKHKQEIQQVYKNVTIKNPNINIDEVVKNINAKKSNQNIHSVSLGKSSNLNQNIPNYSANLNDAINKYKVLIKQAEDYKKLTASDKYKKEFAANAPKLNTNNINNAAICMGNVYKITKDATQAWDQYKAALAQGLKFKSFDEFRQLDKMYRDMHRDGLKFGSFTDFNTHIDMYKDLISQGAKFNSFKDYASIALKQEKKDQDAINTSLIKKELLLKRNAELAEKLGQKLNVNNNSQKNAINNTNESLSKLAVKSKAAGANINSFTDHMRMLTSQILFVNPAFLSAAFAVQGFGQLFKSLAASVNSSTNSMAKSISTLKAVTVVLTGAIVAAGSAVGYLAFSTAKYAEEVHKNAEIIGMATDEYQRLAYAAKISGINQQEMASSLGSLFQTLKDSKDGKLSETQEQFKKLGIALKDSHGQSRKVSDILSDVSDRFAKIESPIKRAALASALFGDSGRKMLPFLREGSAHLRALGDEAQRSGNVLSDNQIKRLTEMNENFRRLTSMLNGLKLSIGMVLLPFMNKLILRITDWYEKNEALIRQGIEKFFKGVTDGLEIFVQIISTSYRILTGFIKILDDMGISLNTLALILGLFATWKIFGVLGNIILGKGGKVGVFGKIGQSLGKLKSKFVGFFAYLLKFGRVLMRVFGGRGLGGAFRLIARAIAGLVGLIGGWAVLIGAALVGVFLLIDDFLVWMRGGDSLLGRMFGDYKAVEKKVLEFLGNVKQYFIEMWDSVCKYFNTNVFNPISEHGLVGIFEAINNMINTFVEYFKKIGIKFDEMLGYVERKIEEFFSYLIKNAPIWFAKFWDGFKDICSKTIEFLKPYILKFIDWFIYKTWAGLKHVGKNFWDWSKNLFGFDNELGETKGKILYENSVEELDSKNLKNKNKTIGSASFNNSLIPNFTPNTQTKNDTKNITYSISSPINVNVSSQSNPQEIASAMNKNLNEFWNSQMRAAKQNIYGAT; this is encoded by the coding sequence ATGACAGTAATTCAAGATTTACAAATACAAATCGATTTTAAAATAAACGATAAACATTTAAAAAATCTCCAAAAATTATTGCATAATGTTAAAGTTGAGGCAAAATCACTGGGTATATCAGCAGATGACGTTAATAAAAAAATGGCGTCGTCAGCGAAGGAATTTATTAAAACTATTGGCATACAAAAAACTCAAATAGATAATCTTAAAACACTGCTAAAGCAAAAAGCACTTTCTATTAATATAAACAATAGAGAGATTAAAACAGAGAATAAAAAATCTGATGTAATTGATAAAAACATAGAAAAAAAGAAAAAAGAACTAGATTTAAACAAACAAATCAACACAACTCAAACATCAAATCAAAAAAATATTGTACCAAAAAATAGCAATAAAAAGCCAGTTCCCGACAAACATAAACAAGAAATACAACAAGTATACAAAAATGTTACAATAAAAAATCCAAATATAAATATTGATGAAGTCGTTAAAAACATAAATGCAAAAAAATCAAATCAGAATATTCATTCCGTTTCACTGGGTAAATCATCTAATTTAAATCAAAATATTCCAAATTATTCAGCAAATTTAAACGACGCTATCAATAAATATAAAGTGCTAATTAAACAAGCAGAGGACTATAAAAAACTAACTGCTTCTGATAAATACAAAAAAGAATTTGCTGCTAATGCTCCAAAATTAAATACAAATAACATTAATAATGCAGCTATATGCATGGGTAATGTTTACAAAATAACGAAAGATGCTACGCAGGCATGGGATCAATACAAAGCAGCGCTTGCTCAGGGGCTAAAATTTAAATCGTTTGATGAGTTTAGACAGCTAGATAAAATGTACAGAGATATGCATAGAGACGGGTTGAAATTTGGATCATTTACAGATTTTAACACGCATATTGATATGTATAAAGATTTAATCTCTCAGGGTGCAAAATTTAACTCATTCAAAGATTATGCATCTATAGCGTTAAAACAAGAGAAAAAAGATCAGGATGCAATCAATACCTCGCTAATAAAAAAAGAATTATTATTAAAACGTAATGCAGAATTGGCTGAAAAATTAGGGCAAAAATTAAATGTTAATAATAATTCACAGAAAAACGCAATAAATAACACAAACGAATCGCTCTCAAAATTAGCAGTTAAAAGCAAAGCGGCTGGCGCAAATATTAATTCGTTTACTGATCATATGCGCATGTTAACGTCGCAAATTTTGTTTGTTAACCCAGCATTTTTAAGCGCCGCATTTGCTGTGCAGGGTTTCGGGCAATTATTTAAAAGCCTCGCTGCTAGCGTTAATAGCAGCACAAATTCAATGGCTAAATCAATTTCTACATTAAAAGCCGTTACTGTTGTATTAACGGGCGCGATCGTGGCTGCTGGTTCCGCTGTTGGATATTTAGCATTTTCAACTGCAAAATATGCAGAAGAAGTGCACAAAAATGCAGAAATAATCGGCATGGCTACAGATGAATATCAGCGATTAGCATATGCTGCGAAAATTTCAGGCATAAATCAGCAAGAGATGGCTAGTTCTCTCGGTAGTCTGTTTCAAACATTAAAAGACTCAAAAGATGGGAAATTAAGCGAGACCCAAGAACAGTTTAAAAAACTCGGAATTGCATTAAAAGATAGTCACGGCCAATCGAGAAAAGTATCAGATATATTGAGTGATGTAAGTGATCGGTTTGCAAAAATTGAGTCGCCGATTAAAAGAGCAGCGCTTGCGAGTGCATTATTTGGAGATAGTGGCAGAAAAATGTTGCCTTTTTTGCGTGAAGGTTCTGCACATCTACGCGCATTAGGAGACGAAGCACAACGTTCGGGTAATGTGCTGAGTGACAATCAAATAAAACGTTTAACAGAAATGAACGAAAATTTTCGCAGATTAACATCTATGCTGAACGGATTAAAACTATCGATCGGCATGGTATTGCTACCATTCATGAACAAATTAATTCTCAGAATAACTGATTGGTATGAAAAAAACGAGGCGTTAATAAGGCAGGGCATAGAAAAATTTTTTAAAGGCGTGACCGATGGGCTAGAAATATTTGTGCAAATAATATCTACATCATATAGAATATTAACTGGATTTATTAAAATATTAGATGACATGGGTATATCATTAAATACGTTAGCATTAATATTAGGACTATTTGCGACGTGGAAAATATTTGGAGTTTTAGGCAATATAATACTAGGAAAAGGAGGAAAAGTTGGCGTATTTGGAAAAATTGGACAAAGTCTAGGAAAATTAAAATCAAAATTTGTCGGATTTTTTGCGTATTTGCTTAAATTTGGCCGAGTATTAATGAGAGTATTCGGAGGCCGAGGACTAGGCGGAGCATTTAGATTAATTGCTCGAGCTATCGCTGGGCTAGTTGGACTAATCGGTGGATGGGCAGTGTTAATCGGTGCGGCGCTTGTTGGAGTTTTTCTTTTAATCGATGATTTTTTAGTCTGGATGCGTGGAGGCGATTCGCTGCTAGGCAGAATGTTTGGAGATTATAAAGCGGTAGAAAAAAAAGTACTCGAATTTCTGGGTAATGTTAAACAATATTTTATAGAAATGTGGGATAGTGTATGTAAATATTTTAATACAAATGTATTTAATCCGATATCGGAACATGGACTCGTCGGAATATTTGAAGCAATAAACAATATGATTAATACATTCGTCGAATATTTTAAAAAAATTGGCATAAAATTTGATGAAATGCTTGGATATGTAGAAAGAAAAATAGAAGAATTCTTTAGTTATTTAATTAAAAATGCTCCAATATGGTTTGCCAAGTTTTGGGACGGATTTAAAGATATTTGCAGTAAAACAATAGAATTCTTAAAACCGTATATTCTAAAATTTATTGATTGGTTTATCTATAAAACGTGGGCTGGGCTTAAACATGTGGGTAAAAACTTTTGGGACTGGAGCAAAAATTTATTCGGGTTTGATAATGAACTAGGCGAAACAAAAGGCAAAATTTTGTACGAGAATAGTGTTGAAGAACTTGATTCAAAAAATTTAAAAAACAAAAATAAAACAATAGGAAGTGCTAGTTTTAATAACTCTCTAATTCCAAATTTTACGCCAAACACTCAAACAAAAAATGATACAAAAAATATTACATATTCAATTAGTTCTCCAATCAACGTAAATGTATCATCACAGAGTAATCCGCAAGAAATCGCTAGCGCCATGAATAAAAATTTAAATGAATTTTGGAATTCTCAAATGCGTGCAGCTAAACAAAATATTTACGGAGCAACATAG
- a CDS encoding phage baseplate protein has product MSFMSFFKTGEPCLQFQNIKIDVSMSETHSYEANATKNPVEEGSSITDNIVLNPPKINIKGICSPLKLEILGGLKLTTSEGFVKNKWRELVDLFKAKEPMYLYTGLANYSDMVMTSLTANRDISNANHLEFEATFEKKITVPVEYTMVLTSGLPKVPAAGALNAATKSAGGAKNPISKDRSILDHIF; this is encoded by the coding sequence ATGTCTTTTATGAGTTTTTTTAAAACTGGCGAGCCTTGTTTGCAATTTCAAAATATAAAAATTGATGTTTCTATGTCAGAGACTCATTCGTACGAAGCAAATGCAACAAAAAATCCAGTCGAGGAGGGATCTAGTATTACTGATAATATAGTGCTAAATCCTCCAAAAATTAATATAAAAGGGATTTGTAGTCCATTAAAATTAGAAATACTCGGAGGTTTAAAACTAACAACATCTGAGGGTTTTGTTAAAAATAAATGGAGAGAATTGGTTGATTTATTTAAAGCAAAAGAACCAATGTATTTATACACAGGTTTAGCGAATTATTCAGATATGGTGATGACATCATTGACAGCAAATCGAGATATATCAAACGCAAATCATTTAGAATTTGAAGCAACGTTTGAGAAAAAAATCACGGTGCCCGTAGAATATACGATGGTATTAACGAGTGGATTACCAAAAGTTCCTGCTGCTGGAGCGTTAAATGCAGCAACAAAATCGGCAGGTGGGGCTAAAAATCCGATCTCAAAAGACAGATCAATTTTAGATCACATTTTTTAA
- a CDS encoding phage baseplate plug family protein produces MTTFLIPVLTNNHYFEISVPLDGIVYNLEFYWNIRAQRFFLSLYDSNNNLIISSVPIILNFPLFYQYKNSNLPKGFLYAVDTTGKSIPPKLEDFGTRVQLYYDGVI; encoded by the coding sequence ATGACTACGTTTCTAATACCTGTGCTTACAAACAACCACTATTTTGAAATATCAGTGCCATTGGACGGGATTGTTTATAATTTAGAATTTTATTGGAACATTAGGGCGCAACGCTTTTTTCTCAGCCTCTATGATTCTAACAATAATTTAATTATTTCTAGCGTCCCTATTATTTTAAATTTTCCTTTATTTTATCAATACAAAAATTCAAATTTGCCAAAAGGTTTTTTATATGCAGTAGATACTACTGGCAAATCAATTCCACCGAAATTAGAAGATTTTGGAACACGAGTACAACTATATTATGACGGAGTTATTTAA
- a CDS encoding baseplate hub protein translates to MSLIPKEPQQFIRAARVTIAPEIGGIGLAFSEHRIAFEVQKSNEKKVQNSAKISIYNMSDKSFNFCTQKNMAVTIETGWGYSANKLLFYGKIVRAVREKKDADWIVKIESGDGNEAYNKSSMSKSFPEKTPHNAVFSAATATLLKDKVIKGVKGLFAAPNTFKKGYTAHGSATKILDDILTINNYEWQIHNGMLEIQKKGVVTNIVRLSSASGLIGSPEVTSNGIKGTCLLQPDIAPMQKLFLDSVYLKGLYTPTKVTHTGDTHEGDWHTTFETEEKKLL, encoded by the coding sequence ATGTCATTAATACCAAAAGAACCCCAACAATTTATTAGAGCCGCACGAGTGACTATTGCACCCGAAATCGGAGGAATCGGACTCGCATTTTCTGAGCATCGAATAGCTTTTGAAGTGCAAAAATCTAATGAAAAAAAAGTGCAAAATAGCGCAAAAATATCTATTTATAATATGAGCGATAAATCGTTTAATTTTTGCACACAAAAAAACATGGCAGTTACAATTGAAACAGGTTGGGGATATTCTGCAAATAAATTGTTATTTTACGGGAAAATAGTTAGAGCAGTTAGAGAAAAAAAAGATGCAGATTGGATTGTAAAAATAGAGTCTGGCGATGGAAATGAGGCTTATAATAAATCATCAATGAGCAAATCATTTCCTGAGAAAACTCCGCATAATGCAGTTTTTTCAGCCGCAACAGCAACACTATTAAAAGATAAAGTTATTAAAGGTGTAAAAGGATTATTTGCAGCTCCCAACACATTTAAAAAGGGCTATACCGCTCACGGAAGCGCAACAAAAATTTTAGACGATATTCTAACTATTAATAATTATGAATGGCAAATACACAACGGAATGCTGGAAATACAAAAAAAAGGAGTTGTGACAAATATCGTTAGATTAAGCTCTGCGAGCGGATTAATTGGCTCACCAGAGGTTACGTCCAATGGAATTAAAGGAACGTGTTTATTACAACCCGACATTGCACCTATGCAAAAATTATTTTTAGACAGTGTTTATTTAAAGGGTTTATATACTCCCACAAAAGTAACTCATACGGGCGATACACACGAAGGCGATTGGCATACAACATTCGAAACTGAAGAGAAAAAATTATTATGA
- a CDS encoding Gp138 family membrane-puncturing spike protein: protein MTTPSFSQIIFDAIEKRIDGIHTAMPALITAYDEKFQKADVQPCFMERVEDELIPIPIPTPLPIIQAVPVIFPRTKLSFIHMPVNVGDYVLLIFNEKSIDTFSQIGGLVDHDDMRKHALTDAVALPGFYPFLMPILGVDSNAIQIANTLSQIKLSPDGKIYFSARGSVATELLSPDEPMVLGNTLIKFADTLIESLNNITEALQKNIGVGNMGSPVPASPSLIAELKKIQIELKKNKQIYLDNPLTNITSNHFYGER from the coding sequence ATGACCACACCTTCTTTTTCACAAATTATTTTTGATGCAATTGAAAAAAGAATTGATGGTATTCATACAGCAATGCCTGCATTAATCACTGCATATGATGAAAAATTCCAGAAAGCAGATGTTCAGCCGTGTTTTATGGAACGAGTTGAGGACGAGTTAATTCCAATTCCTATTCCGACTCCATTACCCATAATTCAGGCCGTACCTGTTATTTTCCCTCGTACTAAATTATCGTTTATCCATATGCCTGTTAATGTTGGCGACTATGTATTATTAATATTTAACGAAAAATCAATAGACACATTTTCACAAATCGGAGGATTAGTTGATCACGATGATATGCGAAAACATGCATTGACTGACGCAGTTGCATTGCCTGGTTTCTATCCTTTTTTAATGCCTATTCTTGGCGTAGATAGTAATGCAATACAAATAGCAAATACATTATCACAAATTAAATTATCACCAGACGGGAAAATTTATTTCTCTGCCCGTGGCTCTGTCGCAACTGAATTACTCTCTCCCGATGAGCCCATGGTACTAGGTAACACATTAATTAAATTTGCAGATACATTAATTGAGTCACTCAACAATATAACAGAAGCATTACAAAAGAATATCGGCGTGGGAAACATGGGTTCGCCCGTTCCTGCTTCTCCTTCTCTCATTGCAGAATTAAAAAAAATTCAAATTGAATTAAAGAAAAATAAACAGATTTATTTAGATAATCCATTGACAAATATAACATCTAATCATTTTTATGGAGAACGTTAA